From the genome of Lepidochelys kempii isolate rLepKem1 chromosome 17, rLepKem1.hap2, whole genome shotgun sequence, one region includes:
- the MIS12 gene encoding protein MIS12 homolog, whose amino-acid sequence MSVNPMAYEAQFFGFTPQTCMLRVYIAFQDYLFEMMLVVERVILKKLEGFPDSKISPFQIRKSTEKFLLFMKERFDHLFSKMEQMLLQLVLNIPKNVLLPEDKVHEQYPYSKEQFQTLQGEIDQLQKQYKVEVSAGQALLAELEEQKMVQAELEKTLQWFDGLENICREHGTSNLKESFAFLTQTSKKLQDILKEVEKKNKRLQKSNLHVV is encoded by the coding sequence ATGTCAGTGAATCCTATGGCATATGAAGCCCAGTTCTTTGGTTTTACCCCTCAAACATGTATGCTTAGGGTCTACATTGCATTTCAAGACTACTTGTTTGAAATGATGCTGGTTGTGGAAAGAGTCATTCTGAAGAAACTAGAGGGCTTTCCTGACTCTAAGATCAGTCCATTCCAAATCCGTAAGAGCACAGagaaatttcttctcttcatgaaGGAGCGCTTTGATCACCTCTTCAGCAAAATGGAACAAATGCTTTTGCAGTTGGTGTTAAACATCCCTAAAAATGTTTTACTTCCTGAAGACAAGGTCCACGAGCAGTACCCCTATAGTAAGGAACAATTTCAAACTCTTCAAGGTGAAATTGATCAGCTACAGAAACAATACAAGGTTGAAGTGTCTGCTGGACAGGCCCTTTTAGCAGAATTAGAAGAACAGAAAATGGTTCAGGCAGAGCTTGAGAAGACCCTCCAGTGGTTTGATGGGCTTGAGAACATATGCAGAGAGCACGGGACTAGCAATTTAAAAGAAAGCTTTGCATTCTTGACACAAACTTCTAAGAAACTGCAAGATATACTAAAGGaagttgaaaagaaaaacaaaagattgCAAAAAAGTAATCTCCATGTAGTGTAA